The following is a genomic window from Novipirellula aureliae.
CGACGAATGAGAGCCTAGTAAGAGAAGGACGGTACCTTATTGGGAAAGACCCATTCGATCATCACAATTCCTGGCCGAGTTTTGGTGACCACACTTCTGGCGACGGGCTGATGATGATCGTCAATGGGGCTACGAATGGGGTCCACACGGTGTGGGGGCAAAAAATCAAAGTCAACGCCAATACGAAATATAACTTTGGGGCCTGGGCCGCAACGACATTTGAAGAGTCACCAAGTCGAATACAGTTCTTTGTCAATGGCGAGATGATCGGCGAAGATCTACCACTCTCGTCTACGCTTGCTGAGTGGCAGTACCTTTCTGCCGAATGGTTCTCCGAGGAAGCTACGACTGTAGACCTAGCGATTAAGAACTATGGAGCAGCCGCCGGTGGAAACGACTTCGTGCTCGACGACATTGAGTTTTCAGTCGACGGCGAAGTAGAGCCGGGTTTGGCCAACTGGGTTGTCTATCTCGACCAGAACCAAAACGGTGTTCGCGATCTTGGCGAGCGGTTTACGGTGACCGATGTAAATGGTGATTATGCCTTTACTGGATTAGCTGCGGATACCTATTACGTTCGCGAGGAGATGCAGGCGGGGTGGGCTCAAACGTATCCGATCGAGTCCGCCAGCGGTGAGAACCTCATCGTCAACGGTGATTTCGAACAAGGAAGCACGACGACAGTGTGGGAAACGCTTGTCATGGGTTCACAACAGTTACCTGGATGGGAGGTCGTCAAGGAGTCCGTCGATGTAGTGAATGAGAGTCACTTCAATTCGTCCACGGGAATTTATTCAATTGACCTAACGGGAGAGGGCGCGGGACTGATTGCCCAGTCATTCCCAACGGTCCCAGGTTCCAAGTATTCAGTTGCTTTTGGTTTGGCAGGGAATACAAACGGTGCTCCTGTGATCAAACACATGCAAGTCAAAGTGGGAGACGTTGTTGAAAAGTTTGAGTTCGACGTCTCGCGTTATACGAGCGAAAACCTGAAATATGAACAGCACGAGCTAACGTTTACGGCAACGTCAGATGTTTCCACGATCGAATTTGAGTCGTTTGACGATGGTGCTCACGGCCCAGCAATTGATTCCATCTCGGTCCGAGAAATAGGACTTCTTGGATACTATGTTGTCAATTTGAATGAAGCGACCATTGTTTCCGACCGTAACTTCGGAAACGTGCAAGTTGACGCGGCCTCTGGCAATCAATCGCCGGTGATTACTTCGCAGTCAGTCAAGACGGCGACGGCTCAGGATACTTATTTGTATTCGGTCGTGGCGACGGACCCTGAAAGTGATCCGATTACTTATTCTCTGCCTTTAGGTCCCGACGGGATGACGGTGCATCCTCGCTTGGGCGTTGTTGCTTGGACTCCAGGTCACGAACAGGTTGGGACGCATTCCGTTGTCGTCCAGGCGATGGATGCGAATGGGAATGTGGCTTCCCAAGCGTTTGAGGTGACCGTTGGAGCGATGAATCATCCGCCGACCATTACGTCCTCTGGCGTGGTCAATGCCGTGGTGGGGCGTGGGTATCAGGCCGCTTTGACGGCTCAAGATGCGGATGGCGATCGCTTGACGTTCTCGCTGGTCGAAGGGCCGGATGGAATGACGGTTGTGCAATCGGATATCACGAACCCGAGCGGGGTGGTGACGGGGTACAAGCACTCGCTAACGTGGACGCCGACGGCGGACCAGGTTGGTAGTCACAACGTCGAAATCGTGGTGCGAGATGGACGTGGCGGGGAAGAGACGCAAGTCTTTGAGTTGACCGTTGCCGCATCGGTCGCCAATCGTGCTCCCACAATCGATTCGTTGCCTCGCACCAGCAGCATCGTTGGCGGGGCGTTTGGCTATCTGCCTGTCGCAAACGATGCCGATGGGGATGCGTTGACTTGGTCCTTGACGACCAAGCCGACTGGCATGACGATCGATCCGGCAACAGGCGTGATCGCTTGGACGCCCGCTGGGAATCAAGTTGGCGAGCATCCAGTGACGCTGGTTGCAAGCGACAGCCACGGTGGTACGGCGACTCAGCAATTCACGCTATCCATTGGTACGCAGCTTGAAAACTCGCTGCCCATGATCACGTCCAATCCGCCGATCGCGGCGTCGCGTGATTCGGGATACCGCTACGATGTCGTGGCGACGGATGCGGATCATGATTTGCTTCGCTATTCGCTTGACGTTGCCCCGCGAGGCATGTCGATCGATCCGGCAGCCGGCATGATTCGCTGGCAACCCGATGCCCAGCAGTTCGGTGAGAATCGGGTGGTCGTTCGCGTCACCGATTCTCTGGGCGGCTCGACCGTGCAAAACTATTCCGTCGATGTTCGCTGTGGCAATCTTGCTCCGGCCATTGTGAGTGTGCCGCCGACGCGAGCACTCACCGAGCGGACTTATTTGTACCCGGTGCGTGCCGACGATCACGAACGCGATACGTTGACGTTCCGGCTAGTGGCGCAGCCCGACGGGATGACGATCAACCCGACGACGGGCGTGATCCGCTGGCAACCGGCCGTGGCTCAAATTGGCGAACATGCCGTGACGGTCGAGGCCGTTGACCCGCTCGGTGCGATCGGCAAGCAGACTTACACGGTCGTCGTCGCTTCGGCTGAAGAACCGGTTGATCCGACCAAGCCCGATGGTCCGAAACTCGGCAATCGTCCACCGTTGATCACGTCGACACCCGATTTCACCGCCGTCGCCGGTGCTCTTTACCAGTACCCTGTCACCGCCACCGATTTGGATGGCGATGCGGTGACATTGAGTCTGACCGGCCCGCCAGCGGGCATGACGATGGATGCGTCGGGCGTGATCCGCTGGACGCCGAGTGGCACGACGACGGGCACTTTCCCGATCACCGTCGTGGCGACCGATGCCGTCGGTGCGATTTCGACACAGACCTACGTGTTGGCGGTCGCGGTCAACACGCCGCCGCAAATCACGTCGACGCCACCTGCGTCGGTCGCGGGCGGTGCTGTCTATCGCTATGCCGTGAAAGCGGTCGACGCCGAGAACGATCCGCTGGTCTACTCGCTCGAAAACGCGCCCGCCGGAATGACGATCGATCGCGTCGGACTGATCCGCTGGCAAACCAGTGCGTCGGAATTGGGGACCAAGACGTTTACCGTTCGAGTCACCGACGACTTTGGGCAAAGTGCGACTCAAGAGGTCACCGTCAACGTGGTCGCCGATAGCGAAGCACCGAAGGTTTCGATCCGGCTGCTGAGTGGACCGACGGTCGATTTGAATAGTAGCTACGTGGTTCAAGTCACCGCGACCGATAACGTCGGCGTCGAGAAACTTTCGTTGAAAGTGGACGGACAGGACAAACCGCTTAGTGCATCGGGGCGAGTCGAATTGAGTGCCGCGGAACTGGGCAGCGTCGAATTGGTCGCCACCGCCACGGACGCCGCCAACAACATGGGTTCGGCCAATGCAACCGTTAGCGTCGTCGATCCCGCGTCGAACAATTACAATCCCGCCGATACGACGCTACCGCCACGCACGGGTGGAACCAATCCGACAGACGTGAATCCGCCGCTGGTAAAAATCTTGACACCTGAGATTGGCAGTAGCGTGACGAACGTGATCGCGGTCACAGGCACCGTCGATGATCCTGAGGATCGTTTGTGGTATTGGCGACTGCAGTATGCTCGCGCCGATTTGGTTTCCACCAGCACGTTCGACTTGTCCGATCCCGATTGGCAGATCATCACACAATCGACCAGTGAAGTGGTCGATGGCGAGTTAGGCAAATTCGATCCCACGTCACTGGCCCGCGACGGCTACATCATCGCCCTGGTCGGCTTTGACAACAACGGGCAAGGCTACATTGACGCGACGTCGGTAGGAGTCGAAGGCGGATTGCAACTCGGCAACTTTCATCTGGAGTTCACCGACTTGACGCTGCCGCTGGCCGGTATCCCGATCACGATCAGCCGCGTCTACGACACGCTCAGTGCCAAGGACGAAGGCGATTTCGGCTACGGATGGAGTCTGGGCGTTCAAGACGCACGAATCGTCGAGATTGGAGCGATCGGTACGGGCGGAATCAACGACGGCGGCAATGGTCAATTTGTTCCTGACAAGACCAAGGTTTACCTGACCAACCCCGACGGCAAACGAGTCGGGTTCACGTATCACGAGGAATATCAGGGTGGTTGTTCGCCGTTCATCGGATGTGCCTTTGGCATGATCAACACACCTTCGTTCATTCCCGATCCCGGCGTCTACGACACGCTGACGATTGACGAGACCAGCGTCTCACGGGGCGGCATCCTCGGCGCGTTTTCCACGGGCATCAACCCCGACCAATACACGCTGACGACGAAAGACGGTACTCAGTACCGCTACGATCAATTCACTGGACTGGAAAAGATCACTGACCTAAACGGCAACACCGTCACGTTCAGCGACACCGGCATCGAGCATTCGTCGGGCGCAAAGATCGACTTCGTCCGCGACAATCGCAACCGGATCACGGAAATTGTCGTCCCGGCAACGGGCACCCAGGAAGCATTAGAACTTCGTTACGAGTACGACACAGCGGGCGACTTGCGGCGTTTCGTCAACCAGAGCGATTTAGCGACCCGTTACGAATACCTGCTCAGCCTGAGCCATTTCTTAGACAAGGTCTACGATTCGTTGGACCGCAAAACGATCGAGGTTCGTTACGAGAACAACAAGTACGTCGGCGTGTTTGATGCTTTGGGCAACGAGATCGGCAAGCAACAGATTGACACGACGAACAACCAGGGGATCATCCGCGACGCCAACGGCAACGCGACGACGTTAAAGTACGACCCTCGCGGCAACGTTTTGGAAGAGACCGACCCGCTGGGCAATACCACGTACCGCGAGTACAACGACCCCCAAAACCCCGATTTAGAAACCCGAATCATCGACCGCCGAGGCATGGTCACCGACCGAGTCTACGACGCCCAAGGCAACGTCACCGAAATCATCGAGCGAGGCAACAAGGACAATCCACTCGCAGAGCCGGTTGTTACTAAGATAACGTACAACTCGCGTGGCGAAGTAACCAGTATTACGAATGCAGCGGGGGTTACCACGTCATTTGAAGTAAGTGATACGGGTAATGTCACAAAGATCATAAACGCGATCGGTGATTTTTCGGGCTTTACTTTTGACGACCAAGGACGACAAGTTGCTTACACTGACTTCAACGGGAACACGACGCAGTTCGAGTACCAGTCGTCGATTTCGCCCTCGAAGGTGATCAACGCCGACGGCACTTACCAAACCTTTGAGTACAACCAATTTGGACTTCCAACGACGACTCAAACCTTCGAAGCAGATGGAACATTAGTTGCGAAGTCACAAACGTTCTACGACAAGTCAGGGCGTGCGATTCGAGATCTGATCGGCGACGAAAACGATCCGCAGAGCCCTGCCACCGAAGTGCGAATGTTCTATGAGGGAAACTTGCTCGATTGGGAAATCGTTGTCAGCCCAGAGTCATTGGATGCATCAGGTAACCTTCTCGAAGATCCGTCGACGCCGATTGACGACCGAAAGAGTTTGATCACCGACTATGTATATGACTCGGGAGGTCGCCTGATTCGCCGCATTGATGCGATGGGAGGTGCGATCAATTTTCGCTATGACGCGGAAGGAAATCGAGTCCTGTTACAAGATCCTGTCGGAAACATCACAACTTGGACCTACGATGCGTTGAATCGTGTCACGGAAGAGCGAGATCCATTCTATTGGGTTGAATACGTTGCTGCAAATGCAGGAGAGTTCGACGGAAAGACTGGAGCTACGTATTTGGATCAAATTCTCGTTGCCAACCAAAAGCCTAGTGGTGCATCGCTTGCGACAAACCAAGGTGCCGCTCACGTTCGTGCTTTCGGGTATGATCCAGAAGGCAATCAGACTGAAGTGATCGATCGAAATAACCGGCGGCGAGAATTCGACTACGACCGCTCAGGCCGACTACTTGAAGAACGCTGGTATGCTGAAAATGACGGCCCATTGGTCGAGACGATTGCGTTTGCCTACGATACCATCGGCAATTTAATATCAACCTCAAATGGTACAACAAAACATGTTTATACCTACGACACGCTTAATCAAGTAACATCCGATGACAACGAAGATAACAATCCTAACACGCCTCACGTTGTCCTGTACTACGAGTACGATTCGGAAGGCAATATCATCAAGACTCATGATAGCGACGGTGTTACTGTTGAGTCGACTTACAATGACCGAAATTTGCTGAAGTCGCGGCAATGGTATGATGCCGACATTTCAAACGGAGAGGCCGCCGACACCGAGAACGCGAGAATCGATCTTCTTTACACCGCCACGGGGCGGGAAAAGCAGATGGTTAGGTACTCTGATTTGTCGGCGATCACGAAAGTCGGTGTTACCGACTATTTCTATGACTCGGTAGGTCGAACGACAACTCTCGGTCACAAAGACGCTTTAGACAAACTCATTTCCAACTATGACTACGAATATGACTTTGCTGGACTATTGAGTACTGAAACTCGGAGTCATCAACTTGACCAGAGTGATCAGGCGATTAACTACGAATATGACCTTAGCGGGCAACTAGTCGATGCCGTTTTCAGTGGTCAACATGACGAGCAGTTTGACTACGATTTAAACGGAAACCGACTTCGCGCAGTCACTGGTGAAAGTGAGACACTGTCAAGTAGTGTGACCGCAAATGAATTGAGTTCTGATGGTGTTTTCGAATACGAATATGACGGCGAAGGAAATCAGAAGTTGAAAACTAGGCTTAGCGATGGCCAAGTGACTGAATATTTCTGGGATCATCGCAACCGGTTGGTGAAGGTTGAAGAGCGGACTTCCGAGGGTGTTGATCTTAGGTCGATTGAATTTGAATACGATTCGTTCGACCAACGAGTTACAAAACTTGTTGACGGCATCGCCGTTCTACGAATTGTTCATGATGGTGCTCAAACCTGGGGTGACTATGACGCCAACGGAGATGCTGAGACCCGCTATTTGTTTACCGACGTCGTGGATCAGATTGTAGCTGCGAGTCGACCAAGTGAAGGTCTTACCTGGTACTACTCGGACAAAATAGGGACGGTGCGAGATCTAATGCAAAGCAGTGGTGAGATCAGCCCACCGATTATCTATGGAGTTTTCGGCACGATCGGTTCTGACCAAATTGGTGCTTCGTGGAACCGCTATGGGTTTGCAGGTCGTGAATATGATTTTGAACTTGATCAGTATTACAACCGATCGAGGAACTACGATCCTTCGTCGGGTGTGTTCACGTCGATGGACGGGATCGGATTCAATTCATCCGACTCCAACCTATATCGCTACGTGTTCAACTCACCAAATCAATTCGTTGATCCAACTGGCAACTTTGCGATGTCATCCTACGCGATATTGACCAATGTGAGCATGAACGACGGAACGATGGCCGGGCTTGGTTTTATTGCTGGATTCAACTACTCGACGTTCTCCTTTGTTGGAAATTTCTTAGCAACCAACAGCATGTCGGAGGCGGCAGATCGTTTGATGAACGAGCTTTCCGTTCTGCTTACTTTCCACTGGGCGCTAAGTACGATCGACACAGCAGGAAGCCTTTTGAATATCCCGACCGGACCGCTCGGAAAGACGGGAGCATACATTGACGGAATTAATCCAGGTGGCGCAGGACTTGCGTTGAAATACCTAAAGTTGGAGGGGAACGCTACGATTTCTGCGTTAGCCGAGACTTACGGGGCGGCAAAGGATGCATATGGTGCGATTGGTGGACCTAGTCGCTTTAAAGAACAGGCTCCAACTTCTGGCGGCGGCTTTATTAATGGTGCTCGTACTTTCTTGGCAATTTTACGGCGAAACTACTAGAGAATCGCTTTGCGGAGGTCACGTTGATCCTCGATTTTCGGCTACGTTGAACGGCGAAGAAAGGAAAGGGATAATGGTGATGCAAAATTGGCGTAAACGAAAGCAACGATCTGCTGTCGCGAGATACCGTCGCCGTTTGACTGGCGTCGAAGCCTTGGAAGATCGCCGAATGTTGTCTTGGCAAAACCCTGTCACTGCGGCAGACGTCAATAACGATGGCCTTGTCTCTGCATCCGATGCTCTGGAAGTCATCAACTACCTGTCTGACGTCGGGTCAGGTCCAGTGCAAAACATCTCGAACATTCCTCCGCCGTATTACGACGTCAACGGCGATGAGGTTGTTTCTGCCTCAGACGCTCTGAGTGTGATCAATTACCTCTACGATCAGAAACTTTTGGTTTCGGATGTACTCACTCCGTTCGATGCAAACGAACAAGACCTTAATGGCCCGACCAGTTGGGCAAGCCAATACGGCAAGACCCCCGAGATCGTCGTTTCGTCCAACGGCAACGTTCTGGATGTACTGGCCCAGGACTACGATCCTGAAACACCTTGGAAAGCGGTTCTGTTCCGCGTCACGCCCACTTCGACCGGCTATGCGGTGAGTCAAATCCACGCTGATCTGCCGATGCTCGACCGGATCATGGGGTTGGCAACCGACGAGGCCGGGAATCGCTACTATGCCACTGGCGTCGACGAAGGCGAGTTGGTCGATCCGGATTATCCGCCGTTGGATACGTTCCGAAATGACATCGTGCGAGTCGTCAAGTTGGACGGCAACGGCAAGATTCTGTTCAACATTGATTTGGACACCGCTCGCCATCAGGCCGATGAGAATGCTCTGATGATCGTCAACCCGATGACTTTCGCGAGTTCACGACTCGCCGTCGGTGGCGGAGAAGTCGCTCTGCTGCATAGCACCAACGGTGATCCCGATCCGAACATTTCTGGCGTTCGTCATCAGATGGCTAGGTCCACACGGCTTGATGCGGACAGTGGTGATGTGACGCGCACCGGTACGATTTGGGTCAGTCACTCCTTGGATCAACGTTTAATTCATGATAGCGAGGAAATGATTGAGATGCATCTTGGCGACGCGTTTCCTCGCTCAATCGTCATCTCCCACGATTACGAATCGGAGTGGGCAGGAATCCAAAGCGAATCGTTTCCACTCTTTCAAATCAAAGGGAGCCTGGGAGAAAACAACACGCGGACAAGGCTTGGGGACATCGTACCGATTGCGGATTCTAACTACAGTCACATGGTGCTGTTTTCGACCGAGAGTACCAGCCGAACCGATGCACTGTCGGGCCAAGGGGGACTGATTAGCGGGTCGCGAAACTTGGCCATCGTCCGATTCAATGGAGACGATGGGGGTATTGACCCAAGCCTTCCCGATCAATTGACGGTAACTTCGAGCGGCAAAATTTACGAGAATCGGCTTCGCTGGCTCACCACCTATGCTACTGATTCTGGTTTACATGCAGAGCGGCCGAAAATGGTGCGTGTGGGTGACGATCGGAATATCGTCTTATGGGAAGAGTGGGAAGTTGCTGATTCGAGTGAAACATTTCGCGGTGTCTACGGCATGGTCATTGATGACAAAGGAGAGATCATAGAATCAGCGACACTGATTTCGCAAGACCACCACTTACATCGCGGGGATGACGCTTTCGTATTGGATGGCCAAGCTGGTTGGATGACCGGAAATGCAACGGATCGCACGCTTGAATTACATCTAGTCGATACAAATCTGAACTACGCGATGCACATACTGAAGTGATGATGTATTCGCGTCGATTAGCGTGATTCGCGGGCAAATTCGCTTTTTTCAGATTTCATGATTGGCTGACTGGTTTGGTTCCGATGTAGTTTGAAAAGCCGGCAAAGTTTAGCGGGCCGGAAGTCCAAAACGGGGACATTGTTCGTCTTTAGAGAGATTTTTCAACAGCGAGTACGATTGCTGAGGACGAGTAGGTTACAATGGAGCCATTAGATTTCCGGTTAAGGAGAAACGATTTGAATACTACGATTGATGCGCCTCTTGAGTGGGTCGAGAGTATTACGATGCTTCGGCTGCCTGAGCAGGCTGACTTGCGACTTCAATGCCTAATGGATCGGAACAACGAAGGGACACTGACTGACCGAGAGCGTGAAGATCTCGCGGCACTCGCGGAATTGAGCGAACAGCTCTCGCTTGTACGCGCCGAAGCTCTGCACCTGCTTGGTCGTAAGCCATAGGAAGATCTCTTGGTTTCAAACGACATTCAACAGCAAGTCATGCTGCGCGCCGGCAACCGTTGTGAGTACTGTCAGATGCATCAGAGTATGCAGGGTGCCACTTTTCATGTTGAGCATATCGTGCCCCGCTCGGCTGGTGGCTCTGACGACATTGGAAACCTCGCATGGGCTTGTCCGAGTTGCAACCTTCACAAAGCGGGTTGTATTGCCGTTGAATTGGTGGGGATGATTGGCCAAATTACACTTTACAATCCACGTCGAGATCGCTGGTCCGACCATTTCCAATGGGAGGACTTCGTTCTTGTTGCTAGGTCGGACATTGGCCGGGCAACGCTCGGCAGGCTTAACCTGAACCATGAACGACGATTGAAAATCCGCCAAGCAGAGCAACTATTTGAGCTTTTTCCGCATGAGGTTTTATGAAGTGGACCTTCACGTAATCTACGGAGTTGGAATCGCTTTGTAGGAGTGCAGTCCTGGACACCGGTTTTCGTGGCAGCAAACAACGTGACCTTTGATGATCGCTTCACGGGTGTCAGCCTTGATCTTCGGTTTTCGTGGCAGCAGAGGATTGGGATCGTATGGTTTTTGAAACGCAGAGTCGCAGAGGACGCAGAGAGAAAGCCGTTCAGAAAAAACTCTGTGTCTCTGCGATAAAACCTCTATTCGGGCATGCTTCGCTGCGTTGTCTTCGTTTGAATGGAATTTGAAAAGCTTCGGGAACACTAATCGATCGCTAATTGACACCAATCAAAACCGGTTGAGGCAGAACCGATCCAGGACCAAGTGTAGACAGGAAGATTGGACGAAAGAAAAATCTGCACGCGGTTTGCCTCACACCATTATCTTCCTGTCGTTCAATTTTCCTGTCGAAAGCTTGCGCGTCGCTGCAAGCCCCGGTGGACGGCTATTCCCCCAGCCAAACATTATTTTATATGCTTCATTTTTGGGGGTCGCTTTGCGGGGATCAAACTGGATCGGGCATGTTCGCTTGGCCTTCTCGAAAAAAGAGCGAGAGAAGCTGCAGTGGAGTCGTCGCCGCTTTGGTTGACAATTTGTCGCATGACCTGTTGTTGTGTGGATAGACGAGTGACGGCTGGCACCTGCACTGGTTAAA
Proteins encoded in this region:
- a CDS encoding HNH endonuclease, which produces MVSNDIQQQVMLRAGNRCEYCQMHQSMQGATFHVEHIVPRSAGGSDDIGNLAWACPSCNLHKAGCIAVELVGMIGQITLYNPRRDRWSDHFQWEDFVLVARSDIGRATLGRLNLNHERRLKIRQAEQLFELFPHEVL
- a CDS encoding dockerin type I domain-containing protein; translation: MQNWRKRKQRSAVARYRRRLTGVEALEDRRMLSWQNPVTAADVNNDGLVSASDALEVINYLSDVGSGPVQNISNIPPPYYDVNGDEVVSASDALSVINYLYDQKLLVSDVLTPFDANEQDLNGPTSWASQYGKTPEIVVSSNGNVLDVLAQDYDPETPWKAVLFRVTPTSTGYAVSQIHADLPMLDRIMGLATDEAGNRYYATGVDEGELVDPDYPPLDTFRNDIVRVVKLDGNGKILFNIDLDTARHQADENALMIVNPMTFASSRLAVGGGEVALLHSTNGDPDPNISGVRHQMARSTRLDADSGDVTRTGTIWVSHSLDQRLIHDSEEMIEMHLGDAFPRSIVISHDYESEWAGIQSESFPLFQIKGSLGENNTRTRLGDIVPIADSNYSHMVLFSTESTSRTDALSGQGGLISGSRNLAIVRFNGDDGGIDPSLPDQLTVTSSGKIYENRLRWLTTYATDSGLHAERPKMVRVGDDRNIVLWEEWEVADSSETFRGVYGMVIDDKGEIIESATLISQDHHLHRGDDAFVLDGQAGWMTGNATDRTLELHLVDTNLNYAMHILK